A genomic segment from Rhizoctonia solani chromosome 11, complete sequence encodes:
- a CDS encoding pre-mRNA-splicing factor RSE1, with product MHLYNLTLQAPTAITQAIVGNFSGIRQQEIIISRGTILELLRPDSSTGKVSTVLAQDVFGTIRSIAAFRLTGGTKDYCIVGSDSGRIIVLEYDPKTNSFTKLQQETFGKSGSRRIVPGEMLAVDPKGRSVMISAVEKSKLVYVLNRDAAANLTISSPLEAHRNGAIIHAIVGVDVGFENPLFAALEVDYTESDADPTGQAFRNAEKMLTFYELDLGLNHVVRKSSEPTDRRANLLVQVPGGQSATTNAFDGPSGVLVCCEDHIIYRPVDLDGGAVSHRVPIPRRRTPWGGDEERGLIITSAVMHKMKGAFFFLLQSEIGDLYKVTLEHEDEIVKSMTIKYFDTVPTATSLCILKSGFLFVAAEGGNHHLYQFQKLGDDDAEPEFTSNSYSNNGISSSPLPPCYFRPHPLDNLVLADEMTSFCPILDARILNLFGPTSGVPATLQSDTPQFYLACGRGARSSFRMLRHGLEVEESVSSELPGVPNGVWTVKYIILSFVNGTLVLSIGETIEEVADTGFLSSAPTLAVQQLADNGGLIQVHPGGVRHVRPSQGASTAGVTEWRAPQGRQVASATTNTRQVCVALNSGELVYFELDLNGVLQEYGEMRAVGSAVVCMSIAEVPEGRQRSPYLAVGCEDQTVRIISLDPESTLETISLQALTAPPTSICIAEMLDASIDKNMPTLFVNIGLSNGVLLRTVLDPVNGQLTDTRTRFLGTRPVRLTRVSVQRNTCILALSSRSWLNYTHQNLLRFSPLIYENLDHAWSFSAELCPEGLIGIAGSVLRIFQIPKLSDKLKQVTMPLSYTPRKIAVHPEHQLFYVIESDHRTWGSEAKNKRLAELKQAGRQIDQELVDLPAEDFGLPRAGAGQWASCIRIIDPTEPKTLFKIELDNNESAFSVAVVPFAARENELFLVVGTAKDTNVLPRQCATGYLRTYKILEAGKRLELLHQTEVDDVPLALLGIKGRLCAGVGKALRIYEMGKKKLLRKSENKGFATAIVTLTSQGSRIIVGEMQESVHYATYKPESNRLLVFADDTSARWVTSAALVDYDTVAVGDKFGNIFVNRLPANISQQVDDDPTGAGIMHEREFLHGAPHKTKLLAHYNVGDIVTSVHRAALVPGGRDVVAYTGLHGTIGVLIPLASKEDVDFITTLEQHMRSEHSSLVGRDHLAYRGYYVPVKAVVDGDLCERFAMLPSTKQKSIAGELDRTVGEVLKKLEGLRVAGSGF from the exons ATGCACTTGTACAACTTGACTCTACAGGCGCCAACGGCCATCACACAGGCGATTGTGGGGAACTTTAGCGGTATCCGACAACAAGAAATTATAATATCTAGGGGTACTATACTTGAACTATTACGCCCCGACTCGTCTACTGGCAAAGTCAGCACAGTTCTTGCACAGGATGTATTTGGTACGATCAGGAGCATAGCAGCGTTCAGGCTGACTGGCGGAACAAAAG ACTACTGCATTGTCGGTTCGGACTCGGGCCGAATTATTGTGCTGGAATACGACCCAAAAACAAACAGTTTTACCAAACTGCAACAAGAGACATTCGGAAAATCCGGATCTCGTCGAATTGTTCCTGGTGAAATGCTGGCTGTCGACCCAAAGGGCCGTTCGGTCATGATATCCGCAGTGGAAAAATCCAAGCTGGTCTATGTCCTCAACCGTGACGCGGCCGCCAATTTGACCATCAGCAGTCCGCTAGAGGCCCATCGCAATGGGGCAATCATTCATGCTATTGTGGGAGTCGATGTCGGATTCGAAAATCCTCTGTTTGCTGCGTTGGAGGTCGATTATACCGAGTCTGACGCAGATCCTACTGGGCAAGCGTTTAGGAATGCGGAAAAG ATGCTTACATTCTACGAACTTGACTTGGGTCTTAACCACGTTGTGCGTAAAAGTTCTGAGCCAACTGACCGCCGCGCCAACCTGCTTGTACAAGTTCCTGGCGGCCAGTCTGCCACGACCAATGCTTTCGATGGCCCCAGTGGTGTGCTTGTCTGTTGCGAAGACCATATCATCTATCGTCCTGTAGACCTGGATGGCGGTGCGGTATCCCATCGCGTACCCATTCCCAGGCGTCGTACACCTTGGGGAGGTGACGAAGAGCGGGGCTTGATCATCACCAGCGCCGTGATGCATAAGATGAAA GGCGCATTCTTTTTCCTGCTCCAATCAGAAATTGGAGACTTGTACAAGGTCACACTAGAGCACGAGGACGAAATAGTCAAGTCCATGACGATCAAATACTTTGATACTGTACCGACCGCGACCAGTTTGTGCATCTTGAAGAGCGGTTTCTTGTTTGTCGCAGCTGAAGGTGGTAACCA TCACCTATATCAATTCCAAAAACTGGGTGACGATGACGCCGAGCCCGAATTCACATCCAACTCGTATTCCAATAATGGCATCTCGTCCTCACCTCTCCCACCATGCTATTTCCGACCCCACCCGTTAGACAATCTTGTCCTCGCGGACGAGATGACCAGCTTCTGCCCGATCCTTGATGCACGAATTTTGAATTTGTTTGGACCTACCTCGGGAG TACCCGCAACGTTGCAAAGTGATACTCCCCAGTTCTATCTTGCTTGCGGGCGGGGCGCTCGCTCTTCTTTCCGAATGCTGCGACACGGATTGGAAGTCGAGGAAAGTGTGAGCTCAGAGCTTCCTGGTGTTCCGAATGGAGTCTGGACGGTCAAG TACATTATCCTCTCGTTCGTAAACGGTACCCTTGTTCTGTCGATCGGAGAAACGATTGAAGAAGTGGCCGATACCGGGTTCTTATCCTCAGCGCCGACTCTGGCGGTCCAACAACTCGCCGACAATGGAGGCTTGATCCAAGTTCATCCGGGTGGCGTGCGCCACGTTCGACCCAGTCAAGGAG CTTCCACAGCAGGCGTAACCGAATGGCGAGCACCTCAAGGCCGCCAAGTCGCCTCTGCAACAACCAACACGCGCCAAGTCTGTGTTGCGCTCAACTCGGGCGAACTCGTGTACTTTGAGTTGGACTTGAACGGAGTACTCCAG GAATACGGAGAAATGCGTGCTGTTGGAAGTGCGGTTGTGTGTATGAGTATTGCCGAGGTTCCAGAGGGCAGACAGCGCAGTCCTTATTTG GCTGTTGGTTGTGAAGACCAAACGGTTCGAATCATTTCCTTGGACCCCGAGTCGACCTTGGAAACCATCTCGTTACAG GCGCTCACGGCACCTCCAACGTCTATTTGCATAGCTGAGATGTTGGACGCGAGTATTGACAAGAATATGCCGACATTGTTTGTTAACATTGGGCTTTCGAACGGAGTCTTGTTGAGAACTGTTTTGGATCCTGTAAATGGCCAGCTGACAGATACGCGGACACG CTTCTTGGGCACTCGTCCCGTCCGACTCACCCGCGTCTCGGTCCAACGCAACACATGCATCCTCGCCCTTTCGTCTCGCTCGTGGCTCAACTATACTCATCAAAACCTGCTCCGCTTCTCACCTCTCATTTACGAAAACCTCGATCATGCATGGAGCTTCTCAGCTGAACTGTGTCCTGAAGGGTTGATTGGAATTGCAGGCAGCGTACTGCG GATTTTCCAAATCCCCAAGTTGAGCGATAAGCTTAAACAAGTGACGATGCCGCTTTCGTACACTCCTCGAAAGATCGCGGTTCACCCCGAGCATCAACTATTTTACGTCATTGAGAGCGACCATCGGACGTGGGGTTCAGAGGCCAAGAATAAGCGATTGGCCGAGTTG AAACAAGCCGGGAGACAGATCGATCAAGAATTGGTCGATTTACCAGCTGAAGATTTTGGATTACCAAGAGCTGGTGCTGGACAATGGGCGTCTTGCATTCGGATTATAGATCCCACCGAG CCCAAGACACTCTTCAAAATCGAGCTTGACAACAACGAATCCGCATTCTCAGTCGCGGTCGTTCCTTTTGCGGCGCGCGAGAACGAGTTGTTCTTGGTTGTCGGTACTGCCAAAGACACCAACGTTCTTCCTCGACAATGTGCAACTGGCTATTTGAGGACGTATAAGATCTTGGAAGCTGGCAAGAGGTTGGAGCTGTTACATCAG ACCGAGGTGGATGATGTCCCGCTCGCGCTTCTTGGTATCAAGGGACGCTTGTGTGCTGGTGTTGGCAAGGCTCTCAGGATATACGAGATGGGCAAGAAGAAGCTGCTTCGAAAGTCTGAGAACAAG GGCTTCGCTACCGCGATCGTAACTTTGACCAGCCAAGGGTCACGCATCATCGTGGGTGAAATGCAAGAATCGGTTCATTACGCAACATACAAACCAGAAAGCAACCGGCTACTGGTCTTTGCGGACGACACTTCTGCCCGATGGGTCACTTCTGCTGCGCTGGTTGATTACGACACTGTCGCTGTGGGAGACAAATTTGGAAACATCTTCGTCAACCGGCTACCGGCTAACATCTCCCAACAAGTTGACGATGATCCCACAGGTGCCGGTATCATGCACGAGCGGGAGTTCCTGCATGGAGCACCGCACAAGACGAAGCTGCTCGCTCATTACAATGTTGGCGATATCGTGACGAGCGTGCACAGAGCGGCACTTGTTCCTGGTGGACGAGATGTGGTAGCATACACCGGGCTGCACGGGACGATCGGCGTGCTGATACCCCTGGCAAGCAAGGAAGACGTGGACTTCATTACTACGCTCGAACAGCACATGCGATCAGAACACTCCAGCTTGGTGGGACGTGATCATCTTGCGTACCGGGGATACTATGTGCCGGTGAAAGCTGTGGTTGATGGTGACTTGTGCGAACGGTTCGCGATGCTTCCATCGACGAAACAAAAGAGCATTGCGGGAGAATTGGATCGCACGGTTGGGGAGGTGCTCAAAAAGCTGGAAGGTTTGCGAGTAGCTGGAAGCGGGTTCTAA
- a CDS encoding cytochrome P450 family protein has product MVEHRIDGMTYTSLTYDCVYVSLSVLLLALIHRWWATTQAGGRRPPSPMSFSIVGNLFAIPPGLEHIAYMKLGKQLNSDIISLKLFGYDFIVLNSFRAAADMLDKRSSVYSDRLNTPMVQDPTLLDWSSNSALLRYGDLWRSHRRMMNNWLNARAVIQFHPIQEQHIQPLLRRLACIVDDPHPFEKIKDSLFTNTASSMLQLAYGYTLQGDDDLVFRGLRQSSEHYSGGNVYKLPCQCVPSFVLCSALASWRQLEKDRVQVEAIKGAGSIRTVRMDKSSDCTYETSVASGTAEPSIWVRFYKARTSHLQEDEKERNLKEVAQAIVTGGTETVKVLSIIEVQKLTGMKSAQTSTALVAFVAAMVLNPDVQLKAQKELDTVLGPTSLPTMSDRERLPYMRKLIQEVLRWQPVAPTGVQLFIIFKCHKIISHEWLHISAIPHACWRDDNYEGYNIRKGTVVIGNVWAITRDEKIYKDPEAFNPDRFQDPDVPHAPAFGWGRRKCPGVYFAEASLFITIASLLATFTFSKKKGPDGREIIPKIENISNAIVTELKPFDFELKLRSLDHGQLISE; this is encoded by the exons ATGGTAGAGCATAGGATCGACGGTATGACTTATACAAGCTTGACTTACGATTGTGTTTATGTTTCGCTATCCGTGCTGCTCCTTGCGCTGATCCACCGATGGTGGGCCACTACCCAAGCCGGTGGACGACGCCCGCCTTCTCCAATGTCTTTCTCAATAGTGGGGAACCTATTCGCGATACCTCCCGGTCTGGAACACATAGCTTATATGAAGCTTGGCAAGCAGCTAAACA GCGACATCATCTCTCTGAAGCTGTTTGGCTACGATTTTATCGTGCTGAACTCGTTCCGTGCCGCAGCAGATATGCTTGACAAAAGATCTAGCGTATACTCGGATCGACTGAATACGCCAATGGTGCAGGATCCCACCTT ATTAGACTGGAGCAGTAACTCCGCCCTTTTAAGATACGGTGACCTATGGAGAAGTCACCGCCGAATGATGAACAACTGGCTCAACGCACGCGCAGTTATTCAATTCCATCCCATACAAGAGCAGCACATTCAGCCACTCCTTCGTCGGCTGGCTTGCATCGTAGACGACCCACATCCTTTTGAGAAGATAAAGGACAGTCTTTTTAC TAACACAGCCTCATCAATGCTTCAGCTAGCGTACGGGTACACTCTACAAGGAGACGATGATCTAGTGTTTCGAGGTCTCCGGCAGAGTAGTGAACATTATAGTGGCGGGAATGTTTACAA ACttccttgtcaatgtgttCCCTCTTTTGTCTTATGTTCCGCACTGGCTTCCTGGCGCCAGCTGGAAAAGGACCGCGTACAGGTGGAGGCAATTAAAGGAGCAGGCTCTATCCGCACCGTACGAATGGACAAAAGCTCAGATTGTACGTATGAAACTAGCGTA GCCTCTGGGACCGCAGAACCCTCTATTTGGGTGCGCTTTTACAAAGCCCGGACCTCTCATTTACAGGAAGatgagaaagagagaaatcTGAAAGAAGTCGCACAGGCTATTGTTACTG GCGGAACTGAGACGGTAAAGGTATTGAGTATCATTGAAGTCCAAAAGCTCACTGGCATGAAATCTGCCCAGACTTCGACAGCGCTCGTCGCCTTCGTTGcagcaatggtcctgaaccCGGATGTGCAACTAAAAGCCCAAAAGGAACTAGACACTGTCCTCGGACCCACTTCGCTTCCCACAATGTCTGATCGCGAGCGACTTCCTTATATGCGAAAGCTTATTCAAGAGGTACTGAGGTGGCAGCCAGTGGCCCCAACAGGTGTGCAACTATTCATCATATTCAAATGTCACAAAATCATATCTCATGAATGGTTACACATCTCAGCTATTCCACATGCATGCTGGCGAGATGATAACTACGAAGGGTATAACATCAGAAAGGGCACAGTCGT CATCGGGAATGTTTG GGCGATCACGCGGGACGAAAAGATATACAAGGATCCTGAAGCTTTTAATCCAGACAGGTTTCAGGATCCGGACGTGCCACATGCACCAGCCTTTGGTTGGGGGAGACG TAAATGCCCTGGAGTCTATTTCGCGGAGGCATCGCTGTTCATTACGATAGCATCACTGCTTGCTACATTTACTTTCTCGAAGAAGAAAGGACCGGACGGACGAGAGATCATTCCCAAGATTGAAAACATATCGAACGCGATCGTAAC GGAATTGAAGCCTTTCGATTTCGAGTTGAAGCTTCGGTCACTTGACCACGGGCAGCTAATATCGGAGTAA
- a CDS encoding cytochrome P450 family protein, whose protein sequence is MSKVSERHPPSPTSFPIVGSLFSIPPGMAHIAYMKLGKQLKSDIISLKLFGYDFVVLNSFRAAADTLDKRSSIYSDRLSMPMVQDPTLFNWGNQSALLGYGDLWRSHRRMLNNWLNARAVTQFHPIQEQHIQPLLRQLVRLVDDPQPFEKVKHSIFINAASSVLKLAYGYTLQEDNDKIFEMIHHTNKHLLMAGTFTNFLVNVLPPLSYVPHWFPGAGWKRTAYRWRILKEQALSIPYEWTKAQIASGTAEPSILSTLLQNLTLTSHMKEDERENLKEVAHVIVAAGTDTTSTALVAFVAAMVLNPDVQLKAQKELDTVLGPTSLPTMSDRERLPYMRKLIQEVLRWQPVAPTGVQPFIVSKRCKIISHENGYASQLFLMHAGKMNYEGYDIRKGTVVIGNVWAITRDEKIYKDPEAFDPDRFQDPTVPYAPAFEASIHYDSITACYVYVLKEERTGWREIIPDIENISNAIVMELKPFEFELKLRSPPTDN, encoded by the exons ATGTCTAAAGTCAGCGAACGGCACCCGCCTTCCCCAACATCCTTCCCAATAGTGGGAAGCCTGTTCTCGATACCTCCTGGTATGGCGCACATAGCGTACATGAAGCTCGGCAAGCAGCTAAAAA GCGACATCATCTCTCTGAAGCTGTTTGGCTACGATTTTGTCGTGCTGAACTCGTTCCGTGCTGCGGCAGATACTCTTGATAAACGATCCAGCATATACTCAGATCGTTTAAGCATGCCAATGGTGCAGGATCCCACCTT GTTCAATTGGGGTAACCAATCTGCCCTTTTGGGATACGGTGACCTCTGGAGGAGTCACCGTCGAATGCTAAACAACTGGCTCAATGCACGAGCAGTAACGCAATTCCATCCCATACAAGAGCAGCACATTCAACCACTCCTTCGTCAATTGGTTCGCCTTGTAGATGACCCACAACCATTTGAAAAGGTCAAGCACAGTATTTTTAT CAATGCTGCATCCTCAGTACTCAAATTAGCTTATGGATACACTTTGCAAGAAGATAACGATAAAATATTTGAAATGATTCATCATACTAATAAGCATCTTCTAATGGCGGGAACGTTCACAA ACTTCCTTGTCAATGTACTTCCTCCCTTGTCTTATGTTCCGCATTGGTTTCCTGGGGCAGGCTGGAAACGCACCGCATACAGGTGGAGAATACTAAAAGAGCAAGCACTATCCATACCGTACGAATGGACAAAAGCTCAAATT GCTTCTGGAACAGCAGAGCCCTCAATCTTGAGTACGCTTTTACAGAACCTTACTTTGACCTCTCATATGAAGGAGGACGAAAGAGAGAATCTAAAAGAGGTTGCTCATGTAATTGTTGCGG CCGGAACTGATACA ACTTCGACAGCGCTCGTCGCCTTCGTTGcagcaatggtcctgaatCCGGATGTGCAACTAAAGGCCCAAAAGGAACTAGACACTGTCCTCGGACCCACTTCGCTTCCCACAATGTCTGATCGCGAGCGACTTCCTTATATGCGAAAGCTTATTCAAGAGGTACTGAGGTGGCAGCCAGTGGCCCCAACAGGTGTGCAGCCATTCATCGTATCCAAACGTTGTAAAATCATATCTCATGAGAATGGTTACGCATCTCAGCTATTCCTCATGCATGCTGGCAAGATGAACTACGAAGGATATGACATCAGAAAGGGCACGGTCGT CATCGGGAATGTTTG GGCAATCACGCGGGACGAAAAGATATACAAAGATCCCGAAGCGTTCGACCCTGACAGGTTTCAGGATCCAACCGTACCATATGCACCAGCCTTTG AGGCATCGATTCATTACGATAGCATCACTGCTTGCTACGTTTACGTTCTCAAGGAGGAGAGGACCGGATGGCGAGAGATCATTCCCGACATTGAAAACATATCAAACGCAATCGTAAT GGAACTGAAGCCTTTCGAGTTTGAGTTGAAGCTTCGCTCTCCTCCCACCGACAATTGA
- a CDS encoding Retrotransposable element Tf2 protein — protein sequence MHPRTAESLRLPLIDLPLPRTVTMLDGSSPQAGKIWKKANLTFSLDGKQITETFLICNTGSHAAILGLKWLDAHNPEIDWNAQTLSFPHAPPEHVAIAEEEEADKNPLEGVPPKYHQYAKVFGEEEFNKLPPHRHYNIGIELTEEGPLNSPLSMTNAKSSTLKDWLRDKLKAGKIRPSKSSISSPVMFVPKKDGSRRLVVDYRCLNNQTKKNVYPLPRPDNLMAQLRGAKVFTKLDLRWGYNNVQVKDGDKWKTAFQTKYGLYESLVMTFGLTNAPASFQHFMNNLFKDLLDVCVIIYLDDILIYSKDDASHTQHVHKVLRRLMENQLFCKASKCTFHVTSVEYLGIIVSDKGFSLDKLKIQAIQEWPTPTKVKEVQSFLGFANFLRRFVANFSHMARPLHNLVKKDAPWKWDTREQEAFQGLKDAITNAPVLCHADPAKPYFLETDASGAALGSILSQRQEDGRLHPLGFLSESFKGAEQNYDTHDKELLAIIRSFEYWRIFLEGTLHPVTVFTNHRNLEYWKESRTFNRRHARWHLLLAGYNFQIVYRPGKQSGKPDALSQRSDHADIPPDAQTMLPDPVFANVALVTPEKELQRQIELSLDQDESLEEILQFLQNKSKAPPSIKRAFKDYKMEAGLLFYQGRIVVPDVGTLRTDLLRIFHDSPLAGHPGRQRTLELVSRNYYWPGIRADTYWHVDSCETCQRIRKPKYAPIPPQPLELPVKPWQHVSYNMIVDLPKDGSNDSILVIVDSFTKYGIFVKCSKKLKAPELAELFLEHVWKRHGMPEKTVSDRGRVFNNKFLRALYKRLGIDPHFSSAYHPQSDGQTERVNPSIEHFLRAYSGVNQRDWTKWLPMAEFAYNNAVHSSTGKTPFKALYGWEPTLTPSNVPTDVPEADELAQTMEAQWKEVELALRQSKQRMTAGEDGSPIEFEIGEEAWLDAKNVNLKTLSQKLTEQRLGPFKVIEKISDRAYRLELPPTMQIHDVFYVGLLSKEYEVEGITDAEERNGKWFFRIKWKGYGSEENTWEPRENLKNAEKILRKYKEDMKKKALGAAKALRGGQCCIAFKRNHERGILCLNQTAYINNLVHFAGLKDAFPADTPLSPSVQLTRFNGAKPKFNYGTYIGKLLYAALCTRPNIAYAVAHLAQFTTCFGPAHVTQVKRLVCYLKGTLTLGLTYCRSAKGFGKIGYSDADWGSNLIDRKSISGHVFMLGGAAVSWSAKKQATVALSTMEAKYMALSHACTQALWMRQFFEELYLYADAPTLILSDNLAALTLSVESQFHGQSKHINIQHHFMRDIIEKRKVTTLYVPSNENLADAFTKALPAPQFRYLMRSIMGKPIEESIKDELIN from the exons gaagctgacaagaacccccttgaaggagtaccccccaagtaccaccaatatgccaaggtatttggggaagaagaattcaacaagctcccTCCTCACCGGCACTACaatattgggattgaactaACAGAAGAAGGGCCTCTTAACTCGCCCCTCAGTATGACCAACGCCAAATCctccacactcaaggattggctcagggacaagctcaaagccggaaagatccgtcccagcaaatcatCTATTAGCTCCCCCGTTATGTttgtccccaaaaaggatggttcccgtcgCCTGGTTGTAGACTATCGCTGCCTCAACAACCAGACTAAGAAGAACGTGTACCCTTTACCCCGTCCCGAcaatctcatggcccagctccgtggtgccaaggtctttactaaATTGGATCTgcgatggggttacaacaatgtccaagtcaaggatggtgacaaatggaagaccgcTTTccaaaccaaatatggcctctacgagtccctggttatgacaTTCGGCCTGACTAACGcccctgcttccttccagcacttcatgaacaacctgttcaaggacttgctggatgtatgcgtcatcatttaccttgatgacatcctaatctactcaaaggatgacgcatcgcACACTCAGCACGTCCACAAAGTCCTGCGACGCCTAATGGAAAACCAGCTATTTTGTAAAGCCTCTAAGtgcaccttccacgtcacctcagtggaatacctgggaataaTTGTTTCGGACAAAggattcagcctggataagctcaaaatccaggcaatCCAGGAATGGCCTACACCAActaaggtcaaagaagtacaatcgttcctaggctttgccaacttcctacgCCGCTTTGTTGCTaatttcagccacatggccaggccgTTACACAATCTGGTCAAAAAGGACGcaccatggaaatgggatactaGGGAACAAGAAGCGTTCCAAGGATTGAAGGACgctatcaccaatgcccccgtACTTTGCCACGCTGACCCCGCCAAACCATACttccttgaaacagacgcctcaggggcAGCCCTTGGATCCATACTGAGCCAACGTCAAGAAGACGGACGATTGCACCCCTTGGGTTTCCTATCAgagtcattcaagggagcggaacaaaactatgacacgcacgacaaggaactacttgcaatcatccgctcctttgagtactggcgtattttcctggaaggaaccctgCACCCTGTCACCGTGTTTACCAATCACCgcaatctggagtactggaaagagTCACGCACATTCAACCGTCGTCACGCCAGGTGGCATCTACTGTTAGCcgggtataacttccaaatcgtATACCGCCCCGGTAAACAGTCCGGCAAACCAGACGCTCTCTCACAACGTTCAGACCATGCCGACATTCCACCGGATGCCCAAACCATGCTTCCCGACCCGGTTTTTGCCAACGTTGCGCTAGTCACGCCTGAGAAGGAgttacaacgccagattgagtTATCCTTAGACCAAGacgagtccctggaggaaatcctccaattcctgcagaacaaatccaaggcTCCACCCTCAATCAAACGCGCCTTCAAAGATTACAAGATGGAAGCAGGCCTgctattctaccaagggcgAATTGTAGTACCAGACGTTGGGACGCTGAGGACAGACTTACTCCGTATATTCCACGACAGCCCCTTAGCCGGACACCCAGGCAGACAACGGACCTTAGAATTGGTATCCAgaaactactactggcctggcatccgcgcagacacgtattggcatgtggactcctgtgaaacgtgccaacggatcagaaagcccaagtacgcgcctatcccacctcagccgCTGGAACTCCCCGTCAagccctggcaacacgtgtcttacaacatgatagtagatctGCCCAAGGACGGAAGCAACGACTCCATCTTGGTCATAGTGGATAGCTTCACAAAATATGGgatttttgtcaaatgttccaagaagctcaaggcacctgaactagcggaattgttcttggagcacgtatggaaacggcATGGTATGCCTGAGAAAACGGTCTCAGATAggggaagggtcttcaataacaaattcctgagggcactgtacaaacgcctgggtatagacccccacttctcctcggcataccacccccagagtgacggacaaacagaacggGTTAACCCATCCATTGAACATTttctcagggcttactcaggggtaaatcaacgggactggaccaaatggctaccaatggcggaatttgcgtacaacaatgcgGTCCACAGCAGCACAGGAAAAACACCattcaaagccctgtacggatgggaacctaccCTGACACCTTCAAACGTACCCACAGATGTACCAGAGGCCGACGAGTTAgcccagacaatggaggcacaatggaaggaagtggaattggcactccggcaatccaaACAACGCATGACGGCCGGGGAAGATGGAAGCCCAATAGAGTTTGAGATcggagaagaagcctggctggacgccaaaaacgtcaaCCTCAAGACCTTGAGTCAAAAACTGacggaacaacgcctaggaccATTTAAAgttattgagaaaatctccgaccgggcctaccgcctggaactccctcctaccatgcaaatccacgatgtcttctatgtaggactccTGTCTAAG gaatacgaagTGGAGGGGATTACCGATGCAGAGGAACGtaacgggaaatggtttttccggataaaatggaagggttacggttctgaagaaaacacatgggaaccccgGGAGAACCTAAAAAACGCGGAAAAAATTTTGAGAAAATACAAGGAGGacatgaagaagaaggccctcggcgctgccaaggcccttagaggggggcagtgtt GTATTGCATTCAAACGCAACCACGAGCGCGGTATCTTATGCCTCAATCAAACCGCTTACATCAACAACTTAGTTCACTTTGCAGGTCTTAAGGACGCTTTCCCCGCCGATACACCCCTAAGTCCCAGCGTTCAACTCACACGCTTCAATGGTGCTAAGCCAAAGTTTAACTATGGAACTTACATCGGTAAGCTCCTATATGCAGCTCTATGCACTCGACCCAACATTGCTTATGCCGTCGCACACTTAGCACAATTTACTACATGCTTTGGTCCAGCACACGTGACTCAGGTTAAGCGCCTAGTCTGTTACCTCAAGGGGACTTTGACCCTTGGCCTCACCTATTGCCGATCGGCCAAAGGCTTTGGCAAAATTGGCTACTCAGATGCCGACTGGGGCAGCAACCTTATTGACCGTAAGTCCATCTCTGGACATGTATTCATGCTCGGCGGCGCAGCCGTTTCTTGGTCAGCTAAGAAGCAAGCAACTGTTGCTTTGTCAACAATGGAAGCCAAGTATATGGCGTTATCGCACGCATGTACCCAGGCCTTATGGATGCGACAATTCTTTGAAGAACTGTACCTATACGCTGATGCACCGACCCTTATTCTCTCAGATAATCTTGCTGCACTCACTCTATCCGTTGAATCTCAATTTCATGGACAATCGAAACACATCAACATACAACACCATTTCATGCGCGATATTATTGAGAAACGGAAGGTAACTACGTTGTACGTACCGTCCAATGAGAACCTAGCAGACGCCTTCACTAAAGCACTCCCGGCACCACAATTCAGGTACCTCATGAGATCAATCATGGGCAAACCGATCGAAGAATCAATCAAAGACGAATTGATTAACTAA